In Paracoccus jeotgali, the following are encoded in one genomic region:
- a CDS encoding permease produces the protein MTMTFDPGSFEPGAEQVGAQVTRHDPIETIEIASGVFRDAAEDMERLRRKLRAGDLGELKDAAAMARSLRNATQQMIEERNKVDKLRKEIAGGVGDGCFDLDAARDEIGRRLACLRRAEGG, from the coding sequence ATGACAATGACATTCGATCCGGGGTCGTTTGAACCGGGGGCCGAACAGGTCGGGGCGCAGGTGACGCGCCACGATCCGATCGAGACCATAGAGATCGCAAGCGGCGTCTTTCGGGACGCCGCCGAAGACATGGAGCGGCTGCGGCGCAAGCTGCGGGCCGGTGATCTGGGCGAGCTGAAGGACGCCGCCGCCATGGCGCGCAGCCTGCGCAACGCGACGCAGCAGATGATCGAGGAAAGGAACAAGGTTGACAAACTTCGCAAGGAAATTGCCGGAGGGGTCGGGGACGGCTGTTTCGACCTTGACGCCGCCCGCGATGAAATCGGGCGCCGCCTGGCTTGCCTCCGCCGCGCCGAGGGAGGTTGA